One region of Chaetodon auriga isolate fChaAug3 chromosome 5, fChaAug3.hap1, whole genome shotgun sequence genomic DNA includes:
- the anapc7 gene encoding anaphase-promoting complex subunit 7: protein MNVIDHVRDMAAAGLHSNVRILSSLLLTMSNNNPELFSPAQKYQLLVYHADAIFHDKEYRNAACKYSMALQQKKVLSKTSKVRTSTGGAASNIQAQSLPSEIEVKYKIAECYTILKLDKDAIAVLDGIPSRQRTPKINMMLANLYRKAGQERSAVTSYKEVLRQCPLALDAIIGLLSLSVRGAEVASMTMDVIQSIPNLEWLSVWVKAYAFIHAGDNYRAINTICSLEKKSLLRDNVDLLVSLADVYFRAGDTKNAILKFEQAQMLDPYLIKGMDVYGYLMAREGHLEDVEVLGGRLFNISDQHAEPWVISGCHSFYSKRYSRALYLGAKAIQLNSNSVQALLLKGAALRNMGRVQEAIIHFREAMRLAPCRLDCYEGLIDCYLASNGIREAMGMANNIYKTLGANAQTLTILATVCLEDPVTQEKAKTLLDRALAQRPDYTKAVVKKAELLSREQKYEEGIALLRNALANQSDCVLHRMLGDFLVAVNDYQEAMDQYSIALSLDPNDQKSLEGMQKMEKEESPTDATVELDGDDMEGSGEDGDLEGSDSEAAQWADQEQWFGMQ from the exons ATGAATGTAATAGATCATGTACGGGATATGGCTGCTGCTGGCCTCCACTCTAATGTCCGGATATTGAGCAGTTTGTTATTGACGATGAGCAATAACAATCC AGAGCTGTTCTCGCCGGCCCAGAAGTACCAGTTGTTGGTTTACCACGCTGATGCCATCTTCCATGACAAAGAATATCGTAATGCTGCCTGCAAATACAGTATGGCATTACAGCAGAAGAAGGTGCTCAGCAAAACATCTAAAGTTCGTACTTCTACAGGTGGAGCGGCATCTAACATACAGGCACAG AGTTTGCCGTCAGAAATCGAGGTTAAGTACAAGATTGCTGAATGCTACACCATTTTGAAACTGGATAAAGATGCCATTGCAGTGCTTGATGGGATTCCGTCCAGACAGAGGACTCCAAAG ATCAACATGATGCTGGCTAACCTGTACAGGAAAGCTGGCCAGGAGCGCTCTGCAGTGACGAGCTACAAAGAGGTCCTCAGACAGTGTCCCCTCGCCTTAGATGCAATCATTG GTCTTCTCTCTTTATCAGTCAGAGGAGCTGAGGTGGCATCCATGACTATGGATGTGATCCAGAGTATCCCCAACCTGGAATGGCTCTCTGTTTGGGTCAAAGCGTATGCCTTCATACACGCAGGGGACAATTATAGAGCCATCAACACTATTTG TTCTCTTGAGAAGAAGTCTCTGTTGCGGGACAATGTGGACCTCCTGGTGAGCCTGGCTGATGTGTACTTCAGGGCAGGCGACACCAAGAATGCCATTCTCAAATTTGAGCAAGCCCAGATGCTGGACCCTTACCTCATCAAAG GAATGGATGTTTATGGATACCTGATGGCCCGTGAAGGACACTTGGAGGATGTTGAAGTCCTGGGAGGACGATTATTTAATATCTCAGACCAGCATGCAGAGCCCTGGGTTATCTCTGG ttgtCACAGCTTTTATAGCAAGCGTTACTCCAGAGCCCTCTACCTGGGAGCCAAGGCCATCCAGCTGAACAGCAACAGTGTGCAGGCTCTCCTCCTGAAGGGGGCAGCACTGAGAAACATGGGTCGTGTTCAAGAAGCCATCATCCATTTCAGAGAGGCCATGCGCTTGGCACCCTGCCGGCTCGACTGCTATGAAG GTCTGATTGACTGTTACCTGGCATCCAATGGGATTCGAGAGGCGATGGGAATGGCCAACAACATCTATAAGACTCTGGGGGCCAATGCACAGACTCTGACCATCCTTGCCACAGTGTGCCTGGAAGACCCTGTGACTCAGGAGAAAGCCAAGACCCTTCTGGATCGAGCACTGGCCCAGAGACCCGACTACACCAAAGCTGTGGTCAAAAAGGCTGAACTGCTCA GCCGGGAACAGAAGTATGAAGAAGGGATCGCTCTCCTTCGTAACGCCCTGGCCAATCAGAGTGATTGTGTCCTGCACAGAATGCTGGGAGATTTTCTGGTGGCTGTCAACGATTACCAAGAAGCCATGGATCAGTACAGCATAGCACTAAG CCTGGATCCAAATGACCAGAAGTCTTTAGAGGGTATGCagaagatggagaaggaggagagtcCCACAGATGCCACGGTGGAGCTGGACGGCGATGACATGGAAGGcagtggagaggatggagatCTGGAGGGTAGTGACAGTGAAGCAGCACAATGGGCTGATCAGGAACAGTGGTTTGGGATGCAGTGA
- the LOC143321266 gene encoding ubiquitin-conjugating enzyme E2 G1-like, with product MTEQSALLLRKQLAELNKNPVEGFSAGLIDDDDIYKWEVVIIGPQDTLFEGGFFKAYLTFPYDYPLRPPKMKFITEIWHPNVAKNGDVCISILHEPGEDKFGYEKPEERWLPIHTVETIMISVISMLADPNSDSPANVDAAKEWREDPNGEFKRKVARCVRKSQEMAFD from the exons ATGACCGAACAATCAGCATTACTTCTTCGAAAACAACTGGCAG AGCTCAACAAGAACCCCGTGGAGGGCTTTTCAGCTGGTCTGATAGATGATGATGACATATATAAATGGGAAGTTGTGATCATTGGTCCACAAGATACCCTTTT TGAAGGAGGGTTTTTCAAAGCATACCTAACCTTTCCCTATGATTATCCACTACGGCCTCCAAAGATGAAGTTCATCACTGAAATCTGGCACCCAAATG TTGCAAAGAATGGGGACGTTTGCATCTCAATTCTGCACGAGCCAGGAGAAGATAAGTTTGGTTACGAAAAGCCTGAGGAGCGCTGGCTTCCGATCCACACGGTAGAGACAATCATGATTAGTGTTATCTCCATGCTGGCAGATCCCAACAGCGACTCACCAGCTAATGTGGATGCTGCG AAAGAGTGGAGGGAGGACCCTAACGGTGAATTCAAGAGGAAGGTGGCTCGCTGTGTAAGAAAAAGTCAAGAGATGGCATTTGATTAG